GGGATGTATGTGAATTCACCTTTGTCTATAACATAATTCGATAAACCAGTATATCCCCTTTTGATTTTTAAACCCGTTATCTCTTTTCCTTGATTTATACCATATTCAATGACAACAAATTCACCATCAACCAATGCAAGATAAAAGGTGTCGATCGGCACAACCTTTCTTGTCTCTTCATAGATTATTCTCCCAATCTTTCGAAGATCGGTTTTTTCTTCACTCAATACATTCATGATCTTTTCTACTAAGGAAAAGTGCAACCCAAAGAGTCTAAGTTGTTTGTATCTTTCCTCTGCTAATCTCTGAGAAGTGATATCTTTGAATACTACTAAGAAATCGTCATATTCGGGTATCACTATTATTTTGTACAATTCATTGTTTATGATAATGTCATCTTGGACGATTGAATTGTTTTTAGAGGCTTTTTGAATCATCTTCTTAATGTTTTCCCATTGTTGTGGATGCATTTGTTCGAATCGGTCAAATTCTGGTTTATTGCAAAAGAGTATCTCGACCTTTTTGTTCACAATCATTACTGGTGAAATTGGCATAGCTTGAAAAAAAGTTGCGGCATGTTCTACAAGGTTTGGGTTTGGTTCTAATAAGAGTATGGTATATATCGAGTTCTTTTGTTGAATCGAAAAAGCCGTTAGAGTCTGCCATATACCACATTTGTCCATCAAAAAATTCAAGGTTGCCGTTGGTTTACTGCGGCTTTCTTCAACCAGTAACTTTATTTTTTCCTTTGTGTTTGTATCTGTGATTGTGAGAAAATTTTTAAAGAGCGGGTTTACCTCATATCCAGTTCCATCTTTGAAAATGGCGCAAGGGATTATATTTCTCCTACAAAACCAGATGAGTATATCTTCCATCAAAACCACCAACCGCCATAGATAATACCATTACTTTGAAATTTAGTGCGTTAAATGATAAGATCTATACGGTGATGATTAGTTGATTTTGGTCGATCCGCAGGACACAATTCCAATCTCTCTTACAGGGCGATGGTGTGCCCTTAATTGTGCACATTGTGGAAAACATTACCTGAGCAATATGAAAACCTTTGAAGAGATGGAAGGATATATTCGAGAAGGCCATCATTCTTTTTTGATCAGTGGCGGTTTAAATGGTGTTGGAGAGATACCTTACACCGATGCACTTCTCAAAAAACTTGGATTTTTGAAGCGAAAATATGATCTTCAGTACAACTTTCACATTGGTTTTCCATTGAATTTTGTTCATGACTTTAGAGATATCGCAGATGTTGTCAGTTTTGATTTTTTCTCCGATTCAGAGACAATGAAAAAAATCTACGGTATTGATAGAGATCCACTCCAACAGATTGAAGTAATGAGATCTCTGGGAGCTTTTTCAGTTCCTCATATAACAATAGGAATAGATTGTGGAAAAATAACACATGAATACAAATCGATTGAAATACTCAGTAGATACTTTGATTCAATTGTTCTGAATGTCTTCATACCAACTTTTGGCACAACCTACGAATCTTGTAATCCTCCACCTGTTGATGAAGTCACAGCCATCTTTGAATATGCAAAGAAGCTTTTCAAAGTAGTTGCTCTTGGTTGTATGCAACCAAGAGGTTCTTACAGATCCATCTTACAAGGTGAACTTGAGGATATCGTGGATGTCATCGTGAAACCTGTGAATAAATCTGGCGATCATTTTAGAGGTTGTTGCGCATTTTTGTTAAAACAAATCTCTCAGGGGGTGATGAAATATGTATGATAAAGAGTTTTTGAATAGCCTTTCAAAAAAGGTAAAAGAGTGGGAAGAACAACTCCAAGCAGAATTGAAGAAGTTTCCTGAAAGATCAGAGAGATTTGGATCAAGATCTGGTATAGAGATCAGAAGAGTTTATACACCGCTTGATCTTCAAAATACCGATTATTTAAATGATCTTGGAATGCCTGGAGAATATCCTTTCACAAGAGGCGTGCAAAGAACAATGTACCGTGGAAGATTTTGGACTATGCGCCAGTATGCTGGTTTTGGTACGGCAGAGGAAACGAATAAAAGATTCAAATACCTCTTGCAACAAGGGCAGACAGGTCTGTCAGTGGCATTTGATTTACCAACTCAAATGGGATATGATTCAGACCACCCACTTGCACAAGGGGAAGTTGGTCGTGTAGGTGTTGCCGTTGATTCTTTGAGAGATATAGAAATTCTTTTTGATAGCATTCCCTTAAAAGATGTGAGCACTTCAATGACAATAAACTCAACAGCCGCTATTTTACTTGGTATGTATGCTGTCACTGCGCAAAAGCAAGGTGCCAACATTGGCGAACTCAGGGGAACCATACAAAACGACGTTCTAAAAGAATATATTGCAAGAGGAACATACATCTTTCCCCCTCAACCTTCGATGAAGATCATAACCGATATCTTTGAATTCTGCTCAAAAAATATGCCAAAATGGAATACGATAAGCATCAGCGGTTATCACATACGTGAAGCTGGTGCAAATGCCGTTCAGGAACTCGCTTTTACCTTTTGTGATGGTATAGCTTATGTTGATGCGGCGATCAAATCTGGACTCGATCCCAATGTTTTTGGTAAGCAACTATCATTTTTCTTTGCGGCACACAACAATTTTCTGGAAGAGATCGCAAAATTCAGAGCTGCACGCAGAATTTGGGCAAGGATCATGAAAGAGAGATTCAAGGTTACCAACCCGGAGGCACTCAAATTGAGGTTTCATACCCAAACGGGTGGTTCTACATTGACTGCACAGCAACCACTCAACAACATCGTTCGTGTTGCTTTGCAAGCCTTAGCCGCTGTCCTTGGTGGTACTCAATCGCTGCACACAAATTCATTCGACGAAGCCTTGGGATTACCAACGGAAGAGTCGGTACAGGTTGCGTTGAGAACGCAACAGATAATCGCATATGAATCTGGCGTAGCTGACACAGTTGATCCCCTTGCTGGATCATTTGTGATCGAAACTTTGACCAACGAGATAGAAAATAGAGTATGGGAATACATAGAAAAAGTGGATTCGTTGGGTGGTATGGTTAGGGCAATTGAAACAGGATATGTTCAAAAGGAAATTCACAACAGTGCCTATGAGCAACAACTCGCCGTTGAGAAGAAAGAACAAATCGTGGTTGGTGTGAATGCGTTTCAGACAGATCAAGAACACCAGTTGAAAAACATCTTAAAGGTCGATCCATCTGTCGAAGAAAGGCAAGTAATCGCTTTGAAAAAACTCAGAAAAGAGCGAGATAATGATGCTGTTCGAAGCGCATTGAAAAACCTTAAGCAAGCCGCGAAAAATGGTGAGAATATAGTACCATATGTATTCGATGCAGTCAGTGTGTATGCAACGCTGGGCGAGATCACAGACACCCTAAGAGATGTTTTCGGTGAGTATACCGAATCCATGATTTTGTGAGCGAGGTGGAATAAATGAGAATCTTTAGAATTCTTATTGCTAAACCTGGTCTTGATGGTCATGATCGTGGTGCAAAGGTCGTGGCGCATGCCTTGCGCGATGCTGGTTTTGAGGTGATTTACACTGGTCTTCGTCAGACACCTGAACAGATAGTTAGAACTGCTCTACAGGAAGATGTCGATTTGATAGGTCTTTCGATATTATCTGGAGCACATTTACAGCTTTCAAAAAAGGTTATTGATTTGATGAAAAAAGAAGGAATAGAGCATATACCGGTTTTCGTTGGAGGAATCATCCCACCCGATGATGTACCACAACTCCTTCAAATGGGAGTAAAAAGAGTCTTTGGACCTGGTACGCCATTGTCAAAGATCGTAGAAGAAGTCAAATCCATCTTGCAAGAGGGAGTGGCAAGTACAGGTGGATCATAAGACACTTGCAAAGTTGATCACCCAGATAGAGAACAACCCCGAGTTGGCACCAGAAATCGTTGGACGTTTTCCTGAACATCAGTCAAAAGTAATAGGTTTCACCGGGAGTCCTGGTGTTGGGAAGAGTAGCCTTATCGATCGAGTTATCAGATGGATCAGAAACAAAGATCTGTCAGTTGCCGTGGTTGCCATTGATCCATCCAGTCCTTTTAGTAAGGGTGCGTTCTTAGGTGATCGCATAAGAATGAGAGATCATTTCGTCGATGAAAAAGTTTTCATCAGGAGTATGGCGTCTCGTGGGGCTCTCGGCGGACTTTGCGACGCGGTATTTGATGTGGTAAACCTGTTAGAAGCAAGTGGATTTGATTATGTATTAGTCGAAACAGTTGGAGTTGGACAATCTGAGGTGGAGATTTCTAATCTGGCCGATCTCACTGTTTTGGTATTATCACCAGGTCTCGGAGACGATGTTCAGATGTTAAAAGCTGGTGTAATGGAGATAGCAGATCTTTATGTGGTGAACAAGAGTGACCTACCGGAAAGCGATACTCTCTACACTCAACTCCTTGCCTTTATTTCACTCGCTGGTAAGAGTGAAGAGCAGTTATGTAAAACAAGTTCGCATACACTCGATGGGGTACAAGAGCTTGTTGAGAAAATAGAGAAATTGTGGCAATTCTTTCATGACAACGGGACGTTGAGACATAGAAGAAAGAAAAGAACCCAACACCATGCCGAGCACATTCTAAGAAAGATGATACAACAAGTTATGTACTCAATTGGGGATTATCAGGTAGAAGACCCATACGAATTTGTGGAATTGGCGCTGTCGAAGTTATGCAAAATTCACTCAAAAAATGGTCAGGGGGGAGGGATTTGAACCCTCGACCTCCGGACCCCGATTCCGGCGTTCTTCCTTCTGAACTACCCCCTGACTCACTTTACATTAAGATAATACCACACCTCAAATTCACTTCCAAGATAGTATTTCAATATCGAGTTCTATGGTAAAATTTCAAAAGGGTGAGGATTTTTGATTGCCGCTGTTGGTGTATTACCTCAAGAAATCATGCCTCTTGTTGATGGGTTAACACATAGATTGGAAAATGCTGAATTGATTAGAAGACCTGTGATCAGAGGTGTGATTGGAAGTAACGAGATCATAATAACAAGCGGTTGCGTTGGAAAGATAGAGACTGCAGCGTTAATTCAAAGTTTGATAGATCATTACAAGGTAGATGCCATCGTTGTTCTTGGCGCTGCTGGAGCATTGAGAAATGATCTTTCAATTGGCTCAATTGTGGCTGGTTCTGGATATATTGAATATGATTTCACTCCAAGAGTAAATTTGGATTTAATCTTAGAACCACGTCAAAGTTGTTTTTCAGATTTTCTCGAGAAAAATGATTTCATCTCTGGATTGATTGCCTCTGGAGATAGATTCATCACAACAGATGTAGAGGCAAAGAAAATCTTTGAATCAACATCTGCACTGTGTGTGGATATGGATTCTGCAGCGGCGGCAAAGGTGTGTATTGAAAACGATGTAGAATTCTTGTCGCTGAAAGTAATTGTCGATATCGCCGGATCGAGGGCTATTGAGCAATATATAGAGAATCATCAAAAATTTGGAAGTAAACCTGCAATTACTCTTTTGGAATATCTTTCAAATAATCGATTCATATGTGGGGGAGAAAGATGAGCAATATCCCAGAAGAAGTTAAAAAAAGGGTGGAAGAACTGCGAGAGCAGATAGAATATCACAACTACAGATATTACGTCCTGGCTGATCCTGTGATAAGTGATGAAGAATACGACAGATTAATGAAAGAACTCATTGATTTAGAAAAGACATATCCTGAATTGGTAACACCAGATTCACCAACTCAGAGAATAGGTGACAAAGTTTTAGATGAATTCAGAACCGTTCAACATTCAGAGCCTATGTTGAGCCTGGATAATACCTATGACGAAACTCAAATAAGAGAATTCGATGATCGTGTAAAAAGAGCGCTTGAACTACAGGTTGTTGAATATGTTGCTGAATTGAAGATAGATGGAGTTTCAGTTGCGCTGAGATATGAAAAAGGCAAGTTTGTTTTAGGATTGACAAGGGGAGACGGAACGCGAGGCGAGGACATAACAGAAAATTTGAAGAGAGTTCACAGCATTCCTTTGAGATTGAGAGAGCCAATTGATATCGAAGTACGTGGAGAAATCTATATGCCAGTTCAAGAATTTGAAAGACTCAATAACGAGAGATTGGATCTTGGAGAACCACTTTTCGCAAATCCCCGAAACGCAACAGCGGGGACTATTAGACAGCTCGATACGAGTGTCACGAGAAGAAGACATCTTGATTCATTCATATACTATGTTCTGAACCCGGAAAAATACAATCTCAAAACCCAATGGGATGCTCTCAATTGGCTAAAAAATCTGGGTTTCAAAGTGAATCCAGATTCAAAACTTTGCAAAAACATAGACCAGGTTATCGAATATTGGAGTGAGTGGACACATAGAAAAGATGACCTATCATATTGGGTTGATGGTGTGGTTGTGAAGGTGAATCAGTTTGAGTTGCAAAGGATGCTTGGAACGACAGCCAAGGCACCAAGATGGGCAATAGCCTTTAAATTCCCATCTCAAAAGGTGGAGACGAAAATATTGGATATAACCGTTCAAGTTGGCCGAACCGGTGTTTTAACTCCTGTTGCAGAACTCGAACCCGTCCAACTTGCGGGAACTGTGGTTAAAAGGGCTTCACTACATAATTTTGACTATATCGAAGAAAAAGATATCAGGATCGGTGACTGGGTTTATATAGAAAAGGCTGGTGGAATAATTCCTCAGGTTCTCTATGTAGACACAAATAAACGAACTGGTCAAGAGAAAAAGATAAAGATACCTGAAAGCTGTCCTATATGTTCTGGGAAGGTGGGAAAGTTAAACTCAGACGATGTTGCACTCAGATGTCTTAACCCACATTGCCCAGCAAAATTGAAGAGATCTCTTGAAACTTTTGCAGCTCGAAACGCACTTGATATCAAGGGGTTAGGAGAAAAGATTATAGAAAGATTGGTTGATTCTGGTTTAGTAAAGGACCTTGCAGACATATTTTACTTAACTCCTTTTGAGCTTACGCAACTTGGTTCTGGAATAGGTCATAAAACAATTGCCAATCTCCTATCACAGATAGAACAATCGAAAAATGCACCTTTGCATAAGGTCATCACAGGACTTGGTATACCTATGGTTGGCGAAAAGACGGCTCGAATCTTGTCTGAGAACATGAGAAGCATTGAAAAAATCATGAATGCAACTGTTGATGAATTAACCCAGATACCTGGTATAGGACCTGAAGTAGCCAGAAGTATAAGGGAATATTTTGACGATGATAAAACAAAAGAATTAATCAAAAAATTACAGAAAGCAGGACTGAGACTTCAGGAAGATCAAAGACAACACGAACAAGTACTTGCCGGATTGACCTTTGCAATTACGGGTGTCTTGAAGAATTTCTCAAGAAATCAAATAGAAAATCTCATACATTCACTAAGTGGGAAGGTTACCGATAGTGTAACAAAAAACACCGACTATCTCATAGTCGGTGAGAATCCAGGCTCCAAGTTGGATAAAGCAAAAAGCATAGGAATAAAAATCATAACTGAATCAGAATTTCTCGAGCTTATAAAGTTTAAAGCTAAAAGTCCCCAACAGCAAAAGTTATTCTAAAACCACCCAAATTCATTAACGCAGATGGTAAACTCTGTGTCCAAGAAAGATTTAGGATATAGCCTATTTTTATACTCACCTTTGGAGATTGACCAAGGTTGAATTTCACAGAAGGTTGCAAAAGAACCCCCATCGATTCAAGTTCCAAAGGTGGTATGACAAAGGTCAACTGTTTGTTGGTGTCGGTATAAAAACCAAGAAGGGTCTTTTGAGCAAGAAGCTCGAAACCCAACAAATTCATTTGATGAGATGCCTTGAGATAAAAATCGAGATTTCCCCTTTTTATAAATCTTGAACCATTGTCTTGTTCAGAGAGAATAGAAGGCATCAATCCCAATTCCAAATGTGAATTATCTTTCTCGACATACACACCGCCCATTAGATAACCAGATTGGGAAAATGGATCTATAGCCATCTCTACCCTGGATCCAATCTCCCAGAGTGGATAACTGAAACTGAAACCACTATACCTGTAACCCACAAAGACTTCA
The DNA window shown above is from Thermotoga profunda AZM34c06 and carries:
- a CDS encoding 5'-methylthioadenosine/S-adenosylhomocysteine nucleosidase translates to MIAAVGVLPQEIMPLVDGLTHRLENAELIRRPVIRGVIGSNEIIITSGCVGKIETAALIQSLIDHYKVDAIVVLGAAGALRNDLSIGSIVAGSGYIEYDFTPRVNLDLILEPRQSCFSDFLEKNDFISGLIASGDRFITTDVEAKKIFESTSALCVDMDSAAAAKVCIENDVEFLSLKVIVDIAGSRAIEQYIENHQKFGSKPAITLLEYLSNNRFICGGER
- a CDS encoding radical SAM protein, encoding MKTFEEMEGYIREGHHSFLISGGLNGVGEIPYTDALLKKLGFLKRKYDLQYNFHIGFPLNFVHDFRDIADVVSFDFFSDSETMKKIYGIDRDPLQQIEVMRSLGAFSVPHITIGIDCGKITHEYKSIEILSRYFDSIVLNVFIPTFGTTYESCNPPPVDEVTAIFEYAKKLFKVVALGCMQPRGSYRSILQGELEDIVDVIVKPVNKSGDHFRGCCAFLLKQISQGVMKYV
- a CDS encoding cobalamin B12-binding domain-containing protein, with protein sequence MRIFRILIAKPGLDGHDRGAKVVAHALRDAGFEVIYTGLRQTPEQIVRTALQEDVDLIGLSILSGAHLQLSKKVIDLMKKEGIEHIPVFVGGIIPPDDVPQLLQMGVKRVFGPGTPLSKIVEEVKSILQEGVASTGGS
- the meaB gene encoding methylmalonyl Co-A mutase-associated GTPase MeaB gives rise to the protein MDHKTLAKLITQIENNPELAPEIVGRFPEHQSKVIGFTGSPGVGKSSLIDRVIRWIRNKDLSVAVVAIDPSSPFSKGAFLGDRIRMRDHFVDEKVFIRSMASRGALGGLCDAVFDVVNLLEASGFDYVLVETVGVGQSEVEISNLADLTVLVLSPGLGDDVQMLKAGVMEIADLYVVNKSDLPESDTLYTQLLAFISLAGKSEEQLCKTSSHTLDGVQELVEKIEKLWQFFHDNGTLRHRRKKRTQHHAEHILRKMIQQVMYSIGDYQVEDPYEFVELALSKLCKIHSKNGQGGGI
- a CDS encoding acyl-CoA mutase large subunit family protein produces the protein MYDKEFLNSLSKKVKEWEEQLQAELKKFPERSERFGSRSGIEIRRVYTPLDLQNTDYLNDLGMPGEYPFTRGVQRTMYRGRFWTMRQYAGFGTAEETNKRFKYLLQQGQTGLSVAFDLPTQMGYDSDHPLAQGEVGRVGVAVDSLRDIEILFDSIPLKDVSTSMTINSTAAILLGMYAVTAQKQGANIGELRGTIQNDVLKEYIARGTYIFPPQPSMKIITDIFEFCSKNMPKWNTISISGYHIREAGANAVQELAFTFCDGIAYVDAAIKSGLDPNVFGKQLSFFFAAHNNFLEEIAKFRAARRIWARIMKERFKVTNPEALKLRFHTQTGGSTLTAQQPLNNIVRVALQALAAVLGGTQSLHTNSFDEALGLPTEESVQVALRTQQIIAYESGVADTVDPLAGSFVIETLTNEIENRVWEYIEKVDSLGGMVRAIETGYVQKEIHNSAYEQQLAVEKKEQIVVGVNAFQTDQEHQLKNILKVDPSVEERQVIALKKLRKERDNDAVRSALKNLKQAAKNGENIVPYVFDAVSVYATLGEITDTLRDVFGEYTESMIL
- the ligA gene encoding NAD-dependent DNA ligase LigA, encoding MSNIPEEVKKRVEELREQIEYHNYRYYVLADPVISDEEYDRLMKELIDLEKTYPELVTPDSPTQRIGDKVLDEFRTVQHSEPMLSLDNTYDETQIREFDDRVKRALELQVVEYVAELKIDGVSVALRYEKGKFVLGLTRGDGTRGEDITENLKRVHSIPLRLREPIDIEVRGEIYMPVQEFERLNNERLDLGEPLFANPRNATAGTIRQLDTSVTRRRHLDSFIYYVLNPEKYNLKTQWDALNWLKNLGFKVNPDSKLCKNIDQVIEYWSEWTHRKDDLSYWVDGVVVKVNQFELQRMLGTTAKAPRWAIAFKFPSQKVETKILDITVQVGRTGVLTPVAELEPVQLAGTVVKRASLHNFDYIEEKDIRIGDWVYIEKAGGIIPQVLYVDTNKRTGQEKKIKIPESCPICSGKVGKLNSDDVALRCLNPHCPAKLKRSLETFAARNALDIKGLGEKIIERLVDSGLVKDLADIFYLTPFELTQLGSGIGHKTIANLLSQIEQSKNAPLHKVITGLGIPMVGEKTARILSENMRSIEKIMNATVDELTQIPGIGPEVARSIREYFDDDKTKELIKKLQKAGLRLQEDQRQHEQVLAGLTFAITGVLKNFSRNQIENLIHSLSGKVTDSVTKNTDYLIVGENPGSKLDKAKSIGIKIITESEFLELIKFKAKSPQQQKLF
- a CDS encoding sensor domain-containing diguanylate cyclase codes for the protein MEDILIWFCRRNIIPCAIFKDGTGYEVNPLFKNFLTITDTNTKEKIKLLVEESRSKPTATLNFLMDKCGIWQTLTAFSIQQKNSIYTILLLEPNPNLVEHAATFFQAMPISPVMIVNKKVEILFCNKPEFDRFEQMHPQQWENIKKMIQKASKNNSIVQDDIIINNELYKIIVIPEYDDFLVVFKDITSQRLAEERYKQLRLFGLHFSLVEKIMNVLSEEKTDLRKIGRIIYEETRKVVPIDTFYLALVDGEFVVIEYGINQGKEITGLKIKRGYTGLSNYVIDKGEFTYIPNTKTVRLDPYKPKAIVPGETNKIWSYVGIPLKLGSKIVGAISFQKLGSRAFTESHLALFELIGREIAVAMKMKSLFDELETQRLRYKEIAMKDSLTGCYTRYYFMEYFERFQGIIERKGGQICFVMIDVNNFKHINDSYGHVIGDAVLREVGKSLLKSVRKMDLVVRYGGDEFLLMLPYVDVDKGNQIAERISRKIQNLKITGFDERLSVSFGVSIFDGSRTLEEVLKIADKNMYKMKKGERP